The genomic stretch CTCGTAATCACAGACACTGCAGACCCATCGTGCCATATCATCCACGCTCCGAGAGTGACTCTCCGGGCCGTACCCAATCTCCACGTATAAAAATGCCTCGCCGGTCGGTGACCGGGTCGGGGGTTCCGGTCAGGGGGCCCCGGGCTCTCCCGTTGCAGGCGGACGGGGGGTCTCGTCGCCGGCCGCGGTTCCCCGGCGGTCTCCGTTGCCTTCCGTCACATTTTTCGCGAGTGCCGAGAGACCGAGCGTCGTCCCGAGGTTCATCGTATCGAGCACCGATGCGGGGACGAGGACGAGCGTCGCCTTCTCTTTGAGCCCTTCGTAGAGCATGTTCATCGCCCGGAGATGGAGCGCGGTCGGGTTGTCCTGGTAGGTTCTCGCCGCCTCCTCGAACTTCTTTGCGACCTGCAGTTCGGAGTCGCCGAGGATCACCCGGGCCTGCCGCTCCCGCTCCGCCTGTGCCTGCATGGACATCGCGTCCTGCAGTTCACGGGGAATCAGGATGTCGCGGATCTCAACAGAACTGACGTGGATACCCCACTGCTCGGTCCGGACGTCGATGATCCGCTGCAACTCCGCGTCCAGCCTCTCCCGGCCTTCGAGCATGTTTGCGAGATCGGACTTCCCGATCACCTCCCGGAGCGCCGTCTGCGCCGCCCAGCTGATGGCCGAACGGTAGTCCTCGACCTCCAGCGCCGCCCTCTCCGGGTCCCTCACGCGCCAGAAGAGGACGGCCTCGACATCGACCGGCACGGTGTCCCGGGTGAGGGTCTTCTCCGCCCGAAACGACGTCGTGATCGTCCGAAGATCGATCCAGTAGGCCACCGTATCGATGAGCGGCACGATGGCAAAGACTCCCGGCCCCCTGAGACCCGAGAACCGGCCCAGGCGCAGCACGAGGGCTTTCTCCCACTGGTCGGCGATCTGCATCGAGGCGGCGGCGACCACCCCCGCGAGGACGACGGCGGCGGCAGCCCAGAGGAGAGGAGAGAGACCGGGAGTCGTGAGAGCGGCGTAGGCGATCAGCACTCCGAGGAGCGCGATCAGGAGAGCAATCGCATAACGAAGCGGGTTATTGCGGCTCATAGGATGTTACCCGTGGTGTGCTGCATGCGCCAAGCATATAATAGTAGGTATACAACACCACCCATACTCGGGTAGCAGGAGACGACCATGGATATCAGAGAGACCCACCCCTTCGACCTGGCCCCAGCAGAGGCGATCCGCCTCCAGGAGAGGCTCCGAAAGCAGGTCCGGCCTTCCGGCGACGCAGGGAAGGTATCCCTCGTGGCCGGCGCCGATGCCTCCTACACGAAAGGCGACGACGTCATTCACGCGGTCGTCGTCGCCCTCAGGTACCCCGATCTCACCGTCGTCGAGCGGGTCTCCGCCGCCACCGTGACGACGTTTCCCTACATCCCCGGCCTCCTGACCTTCCGGGAAGGCCCCGCCCTCATCGAGGCGTTCCGGCGACTGCGTTCCGAGCCGGACGTGATCTTCTTCGACGGGCAGGGGATCGCCCATCCCCGGGGGCTTGGGATCGCAAGCCACATGGGTGTCCTCCTGGACCGCCCCACCGTCGGGGTCGCAAAGAGTCTCCTCGTCGGCACGGCGGCCGAGCCCGCGGTGGAGAGGGGTTCGACCGCCCCGATGCTCCGCGACGGCGAGACGATCGGGATGGCGGTGCGGACGAAAGAGCGGGTGAAACCCGTCTACGTCTCCGTGGGCCACCGGATCGATCTTGTGCAGGCGGTCGACCTCGTCCTCTCGGCCGCACGGGGCTACCGGCTCCCGGAACCGACCCGGCAGGCCCACCTCTATGCAAACACCGTCCGGAGGGAGAGGGGCCGGGGCGAACGACAGACCAGCCTCCCCACCCGGTAAGGAAGACGAAACCGTTATCAGCGTTCGGGCTGAATAGGCGTTTACCGACCGGCACGGTGGAAAACCGCGGCCGGTTGCAGTCTATGGAGCGTGAAAAATGTCAGGAAGCCACTCACATACACGGTATTACTGCCCGAGTGCCTCCGCAGGAGGCAGCGCATGACCCCGCGTGAGATTGTGCCGGGTGTCTTCTCCGTCGGGGCCATCGACTGGGATCTCCGGCTCTTCGATGAGTTGATCCCGACCCCCGATGGTACCTCCTACAACAGTTACCTCGTGCGGGGCAGCGAGAAGACGGCACTGATCGACACCGTCAACCCGCCGAAGTTTACGGACCTCACGACAAACCTGGACCGGCTCGGCATCGAGAAGATCGACTACATCATCGCCAACCACGCCGAACAGGATCACTCGGGCTCGATACCGGCGATGCTTGACCGGTTCCGGGGGGCGAAGGTGGTGACGAACGCAAAGTGCCGGGATTTCCTGGTCGACCTCCTCCACATCTCCGCCGATCAGGTCATCGTCATCGATGACGGCGATACGCTCGCCCTCGGAGATAAGACGCTTGAGTTCATCAGCGCTCCCTGGGTCCACTGGCCGGAGACGATGCTGACCTACCTCCAGGAAGACCAGATCCTCTTCTCCTGCGACTTCTTCGGCTCGCACTACGCGACGAGTTCTCTCTACGTCCCCGATGAGGCGACGATCTACGAGTCCGCGAAGCGCTACTACGCTGAGATCATGATGCCCTTCAGGTCAAGCATCAAAGGGCACCTTGCGAACCTGGAATCACGCGAGATCGCCACGATCGCCCCGAGCCACGGCCCCGTTTATGACAGGCCGGCGTTCATTATGGATGCCTACCGCGACTGGACGGGCGACGACGTCAAGAACACGGTGGTGCTGCCGTACGTCTCCATGCACGGGAGCACCCAGGCGATGGTCGACCACTTCGTCGGCGCCCTGATGGAGCGGGGTGTCGAGGTCCAGCCGTTCAACCTCCCGAAGACCGACATCGGCGAACTTGCAAAGGCCCTGGTGGACGCTGCGACGGTCGTGATCGGGACCCCGACACTCATCTTCGGTCCCCACCCGCAGGCGGTCTACGCTGCGTACCTCGCGAACCTCCTTCGTCCGAAGACCCGGTATGTCTCGGTGATCGGGTCCTACGGCTGGGGCGGGAAGACGGTCGATACCCTGGCGGGCATGCTCGGCCGGCTCAAGGTCGAGGTGCTCGAACCGGTCTATATCAAGGGCCGCCCGAAGGAGGAGGACTTCGCGGCGCTCGACCGGCTCGCCGACGAGATCCAGAAGATGCACAAGGAGGCGGGGATCCTCTCCTCCTAGGCATCCCATCCTTTTTCACGGTTGCCGCCCCGTTCCCGAACCGGTTGGCCTGCACCGAAATCTTAACACGCTCTGATACCGACCAACCTTCGAGCTGCACCATGCCCCCATCCGACTTCAAGAGAGTGATTGCCGAGTCGCCCTACGTCTTCGTCATCGGCGTCGCGGGAGACAGCGGATCCGGAAAGACCACCTTCACCCGGGCGATCCGGGAGATCTTCGGGGACGACCTCGTCTCCACCATCACCATCGACGATTACCACAGGTACGATCGCCGGGAACGCAAAGTTCTCGGGCTGACCCCGCTCGCTCCCGAGGCGAACCGGTTCGACCTCTTGGAGGAGCACCTCGCCGAACTGAAGGCGGGAAGGGCTATCGAGAAACCGGTCTACAACCACGACAACGGGCAGTTCGATCCCCCGGTGCCCTTCAGTCCCACGAAGATCCTGATCCTTGAAGGGCTGCACCCGTTCATCAGCAGGACGCTCCGGGACCTGATCGACTTCAAACTCTACGTCGACCCGGACCCCGACGTCAAGCGTGCCTGGAAGATCAAGCGCGACGTGGAGCGGCGAGGCTACTCGGTCGAGGCCGTCCTCCGGGAGATGGAGGAGCGCAAACCCGACTACGAGCGGTACGTCGCGCCGCAATGCCTGTTTGCGGATGCGGTCATCCGGATCGCCTTCTCGAAGTACGGCAGGGACGTGAGCGAGGAGCGTAACGTCTACCGCGTCACCCTCTGCCAGAGCAGGCTCGAACAGAGCATCGGCGACGTCGACCTCTCCATCGACCTCTTCGGGCTCCTCTCGCTCTCCGAGCGCGACTTCATGGTCGAGTTCACCGTCGAGGACATCGGCGGGAAGGCAATGGGGGCGCTCACGTTCGACGGAGAGTTGAACGACACCGTCGCGCGAAAACTGGAGCGTAACATCGAAATCCAGACGCAGGTGGAGCCCATCGATCTCAGCCAGGGCAGCGACTACCTGACGGCCGGGGATATGGCCCAGCTCATCCTCGCCTGGCGGATCATCAACCGGCGCATCTTCGTCGAGACCGCGCCGGGAGCGGCCGGGAGCGGAGAGACGGGGAGCTGAAAAAAACGAGTCCGATTGTGGCCGCGGTTGATTTTACCTCCACTACGGCCTCTAAAAATGGAATTCCGCGCAGGATAAAGTAGATAAGAGCGCCCGGCGGATGTGTAACGATGGATAGGATCGAGCAGTTCTCGATCATCGCACAGGACATCGGCAGCATCTTCAGGTACATGAGCGTCGTCACGGTGCTGCCGCTTGCCGTGGCGGTGATCTACGGGGAGTGGGAGATGATCCTGCCCATGGCCTCCGTCCCGGCCGTCCTCGCTATCCTCGGTACGGTTCTTCTCCGGGTGCCCCGCGAGGACCGCGAGGCGCCCCTATCCACCGCGCTCATGGCGGTCGCTCTGATCTGGCTCGCCATCGCGCTGGTGAGCGCACTCCCGTTCTGCCTCGGGCTCGGCGTCTCGTACCTCGACGCCGTCTTCGAGGCGATGTCCGGGTGGACGGATACGGGCCTGACGATGATGCGGTCGGTCGACGACCTGCCGCGGACACTCCTCTTCTGGCGGTCGCTGATGCAGTGGCTCGGCGGTATCGGGATCGTCGCCTTCACCGTCGCGATGGCCTCGAGGACCGGGCTGACCCAGTTCCGCCTCTACCGATCGGAAGGCCGTTCGGAAGCGCTGATGCCGAGCGTCGTCGCGACGGGGTTCGAGATGTGGAAGATCTACCTGGTGCTGACCGCGGCATCGATCGGCCTCATCCTGCTCTCGGGAGTGCCGGTCTGGGACGCGGTGAACATCGCCCTCGTCGCCATCTCCACCGGCGGATTCTCCGTCCACTCGGGAGGGATCCCGTTCTACAACAACCCGCTGCTCGAGGTCCTCATCGTCCCGGTCATGATCGCAGGCGCCCTCCCGTTCAAGCTCTACTATCTTCTCTACCGCCAGAAAGGCGTGCAGTTCTTCGGCGACCAGCAGGCACGCCTCCTCTTCATGCTCGTCGCGCTCGGGATCGTCGTGATAACGTGGGACCTCGTCACGCTCACCGCGACCGACCTCCCGACGGCCATCCGCCATGCACTCTTCATGTCGGCCGCTGCAGCCACCAGCACCGGGTTTCAGGTCGCCTCCCCGAACGAGTGGGCGAGCGTGACCATCCTCTTCCTCGCGATGCTGATGGTGATCGGCGGAGCATCCGGGAGCACCGCCGGCGGTATCAAACTCTCCCGGGTTGTCCTCGGGTTCCAGAGCCTGGTCTGGTGGTTCCGGCGGATGTTCGTCTCCGGGAAGGTGCTCGTGCCCTTCAAGTACGACGGCAGGGTGATCCCGAAGAACATCGCCGACCTCGAGGTCTCCCGGAACATGCTGACGATCATGCTCTATTTTTTGATCATCTTCGTCGCCACGATACTGGTGATGCACCTGCAGCCGACATCGTTCGATTCGAGCAACGTGATCTTCGAGGTCGTCTCCGCGATGTGCAACAACGGCATATCCACAGGATTCGTCTCGCCCGAGATGGCCGATTCGGGAAAACTCCTCTTCATCCTGATCATGTGGATCGGGCGTCTCGAGGTCATTCCGGTGATCATGCTCGTCATGGGCCTCCTCAAGAGGTCCGATTGAGGGGGTCGCTGCCGGGAGTAAGGGTAACCGGAACCCGGGGTTGCCCTGATTTTTTCATTGTTGATTCCAAAATAGTGTGAAACGTCTGTACGCTCAGTAATTCGCTAACTTCGGCACCCGACACCGGACCTGCAGAAATGGACCTTGCTGTCAGGTCAACCGACCCGGCCCCCCCGATCGCGAAAAAAAAGAATCGGCCGGATTACTCCGGCTGGTGATGAAGGTACAGGTCGTCGACCGCCGCCCTGTCCCCACCGTTCTTGACGAGCAGGTCCATGTAGGTGTGAACCTCAGGAGCGTACTTCTTCAGGACCTCCGGGGAGGTGTGGTAGAGCATGAAGGCCTCGGCGAAGATTGCCGCCTCTCGCTCCTCCCCGGGAGGTGCGGTGATCCGGGCCAGGTAGGTGCCCGGGTCTTCGGCAAGCGCCGCAAACGCCTTGCTCTCGCCAAGCCCCATCGTGTGGTAGACGCGGTAGCCCACCTGCTGGACAAAGACCTCGTCGGCTCGCGCCGGATCCCTGTCCGACCGGATGTAGACGGCGTTCTCCTCGGGGACGTAGACCCCGCTCACGTCCCCGGATACACCCTCCCGCTTGAACACTTCGTTCCTGCTGTCGATGTAGACGGTGAGGTTCTCGATGAACTCTTCCCGGATTTTGGTGCTCTGCTGCAGCACCAGGGCCTCCGCAAGTGCAGCTTCGGTGCCGCTCCCATCCCTGTTCTCCAGACGGAAACCGGCAACCGGGCTCACCGAGAAGACCGAACAGACGACGAAAATGAGAATCGTCGCCGCAACCAACCGTGATCGGAATCGTGGGTCCATGGTTCGTTTCCCTCTGCCTGACAAGAGTTTCAAATCGTTCATTATATACTTTTCCAGTTTTAAAAAACGAATTATAAATATCTGATTATTAAAATCGACCGGGAGAAGAAAGGCTCGGGGAGAAGGGGCCTGCGGAGCCGTCAATCAGCCCACAATAAAGCATATATAGTTCCGTAACAGGAACCGCATCCGACACCTAATTACCCATGCAAGCGCATAGTAGATCCAATGAAACAGATCGCCCTCTACGGGAAGGGGGGAATCGGGAAATCCACCACTGCAGCGAACCTATCGGCAGCACTCGCGGGAGAGAAACTCGATATCCTGCAGATCGGCTGCGATCCGAAGCACGACAGCACTCGCATGCTGATGCACGGGACCTGGATCCCGACCGTCCTCGACCTCATCCGGGAGCGCGGAGACGAGAACATCACCGTCGACGACGTGGTCTACCAGGGCTTTCGCGGCGTGCGCTGCGTGGAGGCCGGAGGGCCCGAGCCCGGGATCGGGTGCGCCGGCCGGGGGATCATCGCGACGTTCCAGCTCCTCGAACGCCTGGACGCCCTCAAGGGCGACGTGATCGTCTACGACGTCCTCGGTGATGTCGTCTGCGGCGGGTTTGCGATGCCGATGCGCGAGGGATACGCCCAGGAGATCTACCTGGTCACCTCCGGCGAGTTGATGTCCATCTACGCGGCAAACAACATCGCAAAAGCCATTGCGCGCCTCTCGCGCCGGGTGCGGAGCAGGTGCACGCTCGGGGGCGTCATCTGCAACGCAAAGAACATCGAGGGCGAGCAGGAACTCGTGGAGGAGTTCGCCCGCCGGATCAACTCCCGGCTCATCGCCTACATTCCCCGCGACCGGGTGGTGCAGATCGCGGAACTGCAGAAGCAGACGGTCGTCGAGTACGCCCCCGAATCCGACCAGGCCGCAGTCTACCAGGAACTCGCACGCACGATCAGCGGCAACGAGACGACGAGCATCCCCACACCCCTCGAGATGGATGAACTCGAATCCTTCGCCCTCGAATTCGTCCAGGTTTGAGGGGTGTACCCTGACCGGGGCGCTCTCGGTGACGACAGAGGTACGGGACGCCCTCTCTGTCATCCACGGCCCGGCGGGGTGCACACACCACAACTTCTCGCTCCTGCACGCCACCCACCTCGCGAACGACCGGCTCGAGGTCCCCCGCCTCCTCTCCACCCGCTTAACGGAGAACGGCATCATCTTCGGGGGCGAAGACGCGCTGGAGGAGACCGTCGCGCAAGCGCTCTCGCTCTCGCCCGCCGCCGTCTTCGTCCTCTCGACCTGCATCGTCGAGACGATCGGGGACGACGTCGCGGCGATCTGCGCGAAACGTCGGGGCGTTCCGGTGATCCCCGTGCCGACCGCCGGGTTCCTCGGCGGGGTCTTCGAGACGGGGGTGACGAACGCCCTCTCCTCCGTCGCATCGCTTGCCGGTCCTGCGGATGAAAAAACCCTCTCGGCAAACCTGATCGGCGAGAAGAACCTGGAGTACGGCGTCGAGGAGAACGCGGCCGAGATCGTGCGCCTTCTCTCCCGGCTCGGGATAGCGGTCAACCTCCGGTTCGTGCGGGGGATCGAGACGCGGGATATCGGGCGGCTCGGATCGGCCGCCGTGAACATCCTCCGGGAACCGGCGCTCCGGCCGGTCGGCGAAGACCTCGAGCGGAGGCTCGGCACGCCGTACGTGGACTCGTTCCCGGCGGGCCTTACCGGAACGTGCCGGTTCCTCGAAGAGGTCGGCCGGATCTGCGGCATCGACGCCACCGCCGCCGTCGAGGAGGAACGGGCCCACCAGGGAGAGATGCTCTCCCGGTTCGACGATATCGCCGGGAGCCGGGTATGCTTCCAGTCCCCCCACCCCATGCTCAGGGGCGATCCGGGCGCGGAGGGCATCTGCACCGAGTGCGCCGAAGCCCTCGATCTCGCCGTCGACCCGGAAGGGGCGGCGATCCCCCTCCCCTACCCGGCGCCTGTCGGAACCGCCGGCCTCCGGCGGATGCTGCACCGGTGGCGCGTGCTGATCCGGGAGAAGCGGCGGGGATGAGACAACAATTTCAAGCGAGATCTTGAGCACTCACAGCACATACCTCCATCCTTCCTTCCGCAACTTCTCCTTTCGGATCTCATAGTCCGGCATTAACAATCTGAGAAGGTCCCAGAACTCAGCGGAATGATCCTTGTGCCGAAGATGGCAGAGCTCATGGGCCACCACATACTCCACCTGGGACATGGGCGCCATGATAATCAGGAAATTGATGTTGAGCGCACCGTCTTTCGTGCAACTCCCCCATCGTTTCAACTGGCGCCGGATTGTTACCTTCGGGGGATCAAGACGAAGTCGTTGAGCATAGACTCGCACCGCCTCACGCGCTTTCTGCAGGGCGTGCTCTTTGTACCAGGCGCAGAGAGCATGCCTGACCGGGTCAACCTCAGGGCACACGTCATCAGGTATCGTCACCTCAAAATACCCACCCACAAGTTTTACAGACAATTCCTCCCCCCTGACGGCGATCTTCAGTCGATACTGCCGTCCCAGGTAGAGAAATGTCTCACCGCTGACATACCTCTTCGTGGCGTCGAGCATAGCGAGGTGCTCAAAGCCCCCGATCTGTTCCAGGATCCAAGGAGCCTTTTTCTGGACGAGTTCGCGCACCGAGTCCTGAGTCGTGCCGGTCGGGACCGTCACGGCCACACTTGTATCCGGGTAGACCGCAATCGCCGCCTTCTTTCGCCGGGGGCTGAACGAGACGGTATACCAGATCGTTGTTGTCCCGAACAGTACAGCTCCGGTCCCGGTCATCCCCGATACCTCCGTGCGGCTAATTCGATGAGGCGGACCGCCATATCCTGGATCTTGTCCTGCGGGTATCCAACCGATCGGAGCACTCTCTTGACATTCTGGCGCATCACTCGCTTGGTATTCTCTTTCTGCTGCCAGTCGATCACTGTGTGCTCCCTGACAACCGCGCAGATATCCGACGCTGCCTCTTTGAAACGCTCTGGATTCTCGATTTCCGCTGCCATCACCAGATAGAAGGGTGCGACTTCAGGGTCGAGGCCAAGGGTTCCGGCGTGCCGTTGCGGGTTCCTGGCATCGTCGAGGACTGCAGTGAGGCGGGCGAGGCGTTCTGCGCTGCTGATCCGCTGCTGTTCATACTCCTGTAATATCCTGTTCAGGCGGTCCAGCAAAGACTCGTAAAAGATCGGGTCATCTTCGAGTTTAAGATGGATCTCCCGTTTGACAGCATGTTCGATCATGCTCGCCTTGGCATCATCCGAACTGAGCCTTCCGACTTCGACCTTAAAGTCTGTCGAATAGATGGATACCGGCTCGAAAACGCTGATGACACCATCTGCCCGGACGTGCTCGTCGATGAACGTCCGCACCTTTGCCCCAACATCTTCAATGGGATCCTCGTCCTCGCTGAACATGTTCCGCGCCCCAATGCGGATGTCGGCGAGCCATCTGAGGTCAGACACATAGCGCAACGCTTCGGGGTCGGGGAGGAGCATGTCGAGATACTGCGAGAACTGCTTGAATACCTGATCAAAGGCGATCCGGTAGTCCTCAGGTTTAAGGTAGAGGATGCAGGCCTGTTTGTAGTCGTCCTTCCGACTTACTCTCGGCACGGGTGCAAAGAAGTTTATGGCGGCACGGTGGGCTGCCTGGAGGTGGGGGAGGATCTCCCTCTTGAAGTCGGTGTGGACCATGCCCTCGATGTCGTTGTCGTCGTACATGCTGAGAGCATCCCGGAGAGCGCCGCCAAGACCCCAGTAATCGACCACAAGGCCGTAACTTTTGCCTTTATACCGGCGGTTCACCCGGCCCATGGCCTGGAGGAGAGTATGCTCTTTGAGGGGGCTGTCGAGGTACATCACCTGCTCTCGAGGGGCGTCGAAGCCGGTGAGGAGTTTATCGCAGACGATAATGATCTTCGGGTCGTCCTCCTCTTTATACCGGCGGATGATCTCCTGTTCCTCTGTCCTGGAGGTGTGATAGGGTCTGTAGTGCTCCTCGTCGTTGTGCATCTTGGAGATGAGGACTGCAGAGTCGTGCCTACCAAGGGCGTCGAGCGCCTCCTTATACCGTACAGCCCCGAGCCGGTTAGGGACAACTATCTGGGCCTTGAAACCGTTCGGCTCGATCCGGGTCCGGTAATGTTCAAGCAGGTCCTCACTGATCCGCCTAATCCGTTCCGGGGCGATGGCGATGGCTGTTTTGGTGACATACCTCCTCATGAATTCTGCCCGCTGTTCCTCGGAGTAGCCGGCAAAGAGGCGCTCTGAAAGATCTTTGAGGTTGTTCCCGGCGATGGAGAGCTTCGACATCCTGCCTTCGTAGTAGATAGGGACGGTGATCCCGTCTTTGACCGACTGCCGGTGGTCGTACCGGTCGATGCAGGGGCCGAACTCGGCGAAGGTGTCACGCTTCTTCTGGGAGATGGGGGTG from Methanoculleus chikugoensis encodes the following:
- a CDS encoding slipin family protein, with translation MSRNNPLRYAIALLIALLGVLIAYAALTTPGLSPLLWAAAAVVLAGVVAAASMQIADQWEKALVLRLGRFSGLRGPGVFAIVPLIDTVAYWIDLRTITTSFRAEKTLTRDTVPVDVEAVLFWRVRDPERAALEVEDYRSAISWAAQTALREVIGKSDLANMLEGRERLDAELQRIIDVRTEQWGIHVSSVEIRDILIPRELQDAMSMQAQAERERQARVILGDSELQVAKKFEEAARTYQDNPTALHLRAMNMLYEGLKEKATLVLVPASVLDTMNLGTTLGLSALAKNVTEGNGDRRGTAAGDETPRPPATGEPGAP
- the nfi gene encoding deoxyribonuclease V (cleaves DNA at apurinic or apyrimidinic sites); translation: MDIRETHPFDLAPAEAIRLQERLRKQVRPSGDAGKVSLVAGADASYTKGDDVIHAVVVALRYPDLTVVERVSAATVTTFPYIPGLLTFREGPALIEAFRRLRSEPDVIFFDGQGIAHPRGLGIASHMGVLLDRPTVGVAKSLLVGTAAEPAVERGSTAPMLRDGETIGMAVRTKERVKPVYVSVGHRIDLVQAVDLVLSAARGYRLPEPTRQAHLYANTVRRERGRGERQTSLPTR
- a CDS encoding FprA family A-type flavoprotein; this translates as MTPREIVPGVFSVGAIDWDLRLFDELIPTPDGTSYNSYLVRGSEKTALIDTVNPPKFTDLTTNLDRLGIEKIDYIIANHAEQDHSGSIPAMLDRFRGAKVVTNAKCRDFLVDLLHISADQVIVIDDGDTLALGDKTLEFISAPWVHWPETMLTYLQEDQILFSCDFFGSHYATSSLYVPDEATIYESAKRYYAEIMMPFRSSIKGHLANLESREIATIAPSHGPVYDRPAFIMDAYRDWTGDDVKNTVVLPYVSMHGSTQAMVDHFVGALMERGVEVQPFNLPKTDIGELAKALVDAATVVIGTPTLIFGPHPQAVYAAYLANLLRPKTRYVSVIGSYGWGGKTVDTLAGMLGRLKVEVLEPVYIKGRPKEEDFAALDRLADEIQKMHKEAGILSS
- a CDS encoding phosphoribulokinase; amino-acid sequence: MPPSDFKRVIAESPYVFVIGVAGDSGSGKTTFTRAIREIFGDDLVSTITIDDYHRYDRRERKVLGLTPLAPEANRFDLLEEHLAELKAGRAIEKPVYNHDNGQFDPPVPFSPTKILILEGLHPFISRTLRDLIDFKLYVDPDPDVKRAWKIKRDVERRGYSVEAVLREMEERKPDYERYVAPQCLFADAVIRIAFSKYGRDVSEERNVYRVTLCQSRLEQSIGDVDLSIDLFGLLSLSERDFMVEFTVEDIGGKAMGALTFDGELNDTVARKLERNIEIQTQVEPIDLSQGSDYLTAGDMAQLILAWRIINRRIFVETAPGAAGSGETGS
- a CDS encoding TrkH family potassium uptake protein, with amino-acid sequence MDRIEQFSIIAQDIGSIFRYMSVVTVLPLAVAVIYGEWEMILPMASVPAVLAILGTVLLRVPREDREAPLSTALMAVALIWLAIALVSALPFCLGLGVSYLDAVFEAMSGWTDTGLTMMRSVDDLPRTLLFWRSLMQWLGGIGIVAFTVAMASRTGLTQFRLYRSEGRSEALMPSVVATGFEMWKIYLVLTAASIGLILLSGVPVWDAVNIALVAISTGGFSVHSGGIPFYNNPLLEVLIVPVMIAGALPFKLYYLLYRQKGVQFFGDQQARLLFMLVALGIVVITWDLVTLTATDLPTAIRHALFMSAAAATSTGFQVASPNEWASVTILFLAMLMVIGGASGSTAGGIKLSRVVLGFQSLVWWFRRMFVSGKVLVPFKYDGRVIPKNIADLEVSRNMLTIMLYFLIIFVATILVMHLQPTSFDSSNVIFEVVSAMCNNGISTGFVSPEMADSGKLLFILIMWIGRLEVIPVIMLVMGLLKRSD
- the cfbC gene encoding Ni-sirohydrochlorin a,c-diamide reductive cyclase ATP-dependent reductase subunit; the encoded protein is MKQIALYGKGGIGKSTTAANLSAALAGEKLDILQIGCDPKHDSTRMLMHGTWIPTVLDLIRERGDENITVDDVVYQGFRGVRCVEAGGPEPGIGCAGRGIIATFQLLERLDALKGDVIVYDVLGDVVCGGFAMPMREGYAQEIYLVTSGELMSIYAANNIAKAIARLSRRVRSRCTLGGVICNAKNIEGEQELVEEFARRINSRLIAYIPRDRVVQIAELQKQTVVEYAPESDQAAVYQELARTISGNETTSIPTPLEMDELESFALEFVQV
- a CDS encoding nitrogenase component 1, with amino-acid sequence MTTEVRDALSVIHGPAGCTHHNFSLLHATHLANDRLEVPRLLSTRLTENGIIFGGEDALEETVAQALSLSPAAVFVLSTCIVETIGDDVAAICAKRRGVPVIPVPTAGFLGGVFETGVTNALSSVASLAGPADEKTLSANLIGEKNLEYGVEENAAEIVRLLSRLGIAVNLRFVRGIETRDIGRLGSAAVNILREPALRPVGEDLERRLGTPYVDSFPAGLTGTCRFLEEVGRICGIDATAAVEEERAHQGEMLSRFDDIAGSRVCFQSPHPMLRGDPGAEGICTECAEALDLAVDPEGAAIPLPYPAPVGTAGLRRMLHRWRVLIREKRRG
- a CDS encoding M48 family metallopeptidase, whose translation is MTGTGAVLFGTTTIWYTVSFSPRRKKAAIAVYPDTSVAVTVPTGTTQDSVRELVQKKAPWILEQIGGFEHLAMLDATKRYVSGETFLYLGRQYRLKIAVRGEELSVKLVGGYFEVTIPDDVCPEVDPVRHALCAWYKEHALQKAREAVRVYAQRLRLDPPKVTIRRQLKRWGSCTKDGALNINFLIIMAPMSQVEYVVAHELCHLRHKDHSAEFWDLLRLLMPDYEIRKEKLRKEGWRYVL
- a CDS encoding type I restriction endonuclease subunit R; translated protein: MTRDPKELTEVENPAVEVLTRHLGWTERTAREADALRPSRKEPVLVGLLKEKIRDLNPWISEENIDRAVYQLTSIPAASVLEANEKIHVMLDLGTTVLQDLGDGWGERSRTIRLIDYDTIENNDFTVVRQYSIEHYTECIPDIVLFVNGIPIGVVECKSPYIVRAMAEALKQLSRYQENGSGFRNQGCPQLFRTAQFLIATHGTIARFGTNYTPLRHWAEWKDPWPLTLEDLTLTLGRLPTSQDALLFGTCSKNNLLDLIQNCIVFEREDGRVVKKVAKYPQFRATNKILAQVTAPERRGGFVWHWQGSGKSLTMEFTAVKLRRNRALANPTIVVVTDRTDLDQQIHGTFLHCGFPNPVNAASAADLKETLSRPVGQTVMTTIQKFQDAAEVYPTLTEERNIFVLVDEAHRSQYTILAANMRKALPNACFIGFTGTPISQKKRDTFAEFGPCIDRYDHRQSVKDGITVPIYYEGRMSKLSIAGNNLKDLSERLFAGYSEEQRAEFMRRYVTKTAIAIAPERIRRISEDLLEHYRTRIEPNGFKAQIVVPNRLGAVRYKEALDALGRHDSAVLISKMHNDEEHYRPYHTSRTEEQEIIRRYKEEDDPKIIIVCDKLLTGFDAPREQVMYLDSPLKEHTLLQAMGRVNRRYKGKSYGLVVDYWGLGGALRDALSMYDDNDIEGMVHTDFKREILPHLQAAHRAAINFFAPVPRVSRKDDYKQACILYLKPEDYRIAFDQVFKQFSQYLDMLLPDPEALRYVSDLRWLADIRIGARNMFSEDEDPIEDVGAKVRTFIDEHVRADGVISVFEPVSIYSTDFKVEVGRLSSDDAKASMIEHAVKREIHLKLEDDPIFYESLLDRLNRILQEYEQQRISSAERLARLTAVLDDARNPQRHAGTLGLDPEVAPFYLVMAAEIENPERFKEAASDICAVVREHTVIDWQQKENTKRVMRQNVKRVLRSVGYPQDKIQDMAVRLIELAARRYRG